The Halogeometricum rufum genome has a segment encoding these proteins:
- a CDS encoding GNAT family N-acetyltransferase, which yields MPALWRLTRTDGARRLYEALKRVGVTGTRMYQYVADPRDDAGADADVDGVTFETRTREEVDGEYEAFAELLPDERVLCAVSEGRIVGYLFVSLDARHHLHPLEETVRFDGGYVRRVFVHPDHRNRGIATALVSRAREWARERDADAVHALVALDNRPSRWTFEANGFEPRHEHVYYRLFGLTHRSIERLEPE from the coding sequence ATGCCCGCGCTGTGGCGACTGACCCGAACGGACGGCGCCCGACGACTGTACGAGGCGCTGAAGCGCGTCGGCGTCACGGGGACGCGGATGTACCAGTACGTCGCGGACCCGCGCGACGACGCCGGGGCCGACGCCGACGTCGACGGCGTCACCTTCGAGACGCGGACGCGCGAGGAGGTGGACGGCGAGTACGAGGCGTTCGCGGAACTCCTGCCGGACGAACGGGTGCTGTGCGCCGTCTCCGAGGGCCGAATCGTCGGCTACCTGTTCGTGAGTCTGGACGCCCGCCACCACCTCCACCCCCTGGAGGAGACGGTCCGATTCGACGGCGGCTACGTCCGCCGGGTGTTCGTCCACCCGGACCACCGCAACCGCGGCATCGCCACCGCGTTGGTGTCGCGGGCGCGGGAGTGGGCGCGGGAACGCGACGCCGACGCCGTCCACGCCCTCGTCGCCCTCGACAACCGGCCCTCTCGGTGGACGTTCGAGGCCAACGGCTTCGAACCCCGCCACGAACACGTCTACTACCGGCTGTTCGGTCTCACCCACCGGTCGATAGAGCGGTTGGAACCCGAATAG
- a CDS encoding glucose-6-phosphate isomerase has product MRVDLGNALSTTPGVSEASLERLDEQVAAAHETIEAGRADAEHGYAALNLPDTADPDAIRAAVEPFDSPDAVVTVGIGGSALGAATLSAGLSEPDDPEAYYLDNVDPEHVTRLLDTLSLSDTVVNVVSRSGTTAETLANFLVVRDAMTDAGVDWTERTFVTTGESGNLRGLAEKHDLPSLSVPDGVPGRFSALSTVGLAVAAIQGHDLDALLAGARDEASRLSGSLFESPAYAYGAASYALANRGALTNAMMPYSEDLEYFAEWFAQLWAESLGKDGLGQTPARALGATDQHSQLQLYRAGPRDKLVTLVRPTERADRDIPETDLEGLSYLGGSSLGELLDAEFEATEASLAAVGVPNVRVEIDAVDERGLGELLYGMEAACVLYGELAGVSTFTQPAVEWGKRAARGLLGGGDFEEADAVSEKTRLVVE; this is encoded by the coding sequence ATGCGAGTTGACCTCGGCAACGCACTCTCGACGACGCCCGGCGTCTCGGAGGCGTCGCTCGAACGGCTGGACGAACAGGTCGCCGCGGCGCACGAGACCATCGAAGCGGGCCGCGCCGACGCCGAACACGGGTACGCGGCGCTGAACCTCCCGGACACCGCCGACCCCGACGCGATTCGGGCCGCCGTCGAACCGTTCGACTCGCCCGACGCCGTCGTCACCGTCGGCATCGGCGGGAGCGCACTCGGGGCGGCGACGCTCTCGGCCGGGCTCTCGGAACCGGACGACCCCGAGGCCTACTACCTCGACAACGTGGACCCCGAGCACGTGACGCGCCTCCTCGACACCCTCTCGCTGTCGGACACCGTCGTCAACGTCGTCTCGCGCTCCGGCACGACGGCCGAGACGCTGGCGAACTTCCTCGTCGTCCGCGACGCGATGACCGACGCCGGCGTCGACTGGACCGAGCGCACGTTCGTCACGACGGGCGAGTCGGGCAACCTCCGCGGACTGGCCGAGAAGCACGACCTGCCGTCGCTCTCGGTTCCCGACGGCGTCCCCGGCCGGTTCTCCGCCCTCTCGACGGTGGGGCTCGCCGTCGCGGCGATTCAGGGCCACGACCTAGACGCGTTGCTCGCCGGCGCGCGCGACGAGGCGAGTCGCCTCTCGGGGTCGCTGTTCGAGTCGCCCGCGTACGCCTACGGGGCGGCGTCGTACGCCCTCGCCAACCGCGGCGCGCTGACGAACGCGATGATGCCGTACAGCGAGGACCTCGAGTACTTCGCCGAGTGGTTCGCGCAGTTGTGGGCCGAGAGCCTCGGGAAGGACGGACTGGGCCAGACGCCCGCCCGCGCCCTCGGCGCGACGGACCAGCACTCGCAGCTCCAACTCTACCGCGCGGGACCGCGCGACAAACTCGTGACGCTCGTCCGCCCCACGGAGCGAGCCGACAGGGACATCCCCGAGACCGACCTGGAGGGTCTCAGCTATCTCGGCGGGTCGTCTCTCGGGGAACTCCTCGACGCCGAGTTCGAGGCGACGGAGGCGAGTCTGGCCGCCGTGGGCGTGCCGAACGTACGCGTCGAGATAGACGCGGTGGACGAACGCGGACTGGGCGAACTGCTGTACGGGATGGAGGCCGCGTGCGTCCTGTACGGCGAACTCGCCGGCGTCTCCACGTTCACGCAACCGGCCGTCGAGTGGGGCAAGCGCGCCGCGCGCGGACTGCTCGGCGGCGGCGACTTCGAGGAGGCCGACGCGGTGTCGGAGAAGACGCGTCTCGTCGTGGAGTAG
- a CDS encoding NOB1 family endonuclease, whose product MQVLDSSAFIHEYHTDDQTASIPLVSEELEDEASFRFDAMEGAGMHIHIPASGTVEKIRRAAEETGDRETLSDTDIRLLAAAFELDATLVTDDYAMQNVAERVSVQVKVIAQDGIEEQRNWRFQCQGCGREFDEHKERCPICGMELARKNPA is encoded by the coding sequence ATGCAGGTTCTCGACTCTTCCGCGTTCATCCACGAGTATCACACCGACGACCAGACGGCCTCGATTCCCCTCGTCAGCGAGGAACTGGAGGACGAGGCATCCTTCCGCTTCGACGCGATGGAAGGGGCGGGGATGCACATCCACATCCCCGCGTCGGGCACCGTCGAGAAGATTCGCCGCGCCGCCGAGGAGACGGGCGACCGGGAGACGCTCTCGGACACCGACATCCGCCTCCTGGCGGCCGCCTTCGAACTCGACGCCACCCTCGTCACCGACGACTACGCGATGCAGAACGTCGCCGAACGCGTCAGCGTACAGGTGAAGGTCATCGCACAGGACGGCATCGAGGAACAGCGTAACTGGCGGTTCCAGTGTCAGGGCTGCGGGCGCGAGTTCGACGAACACAAGGAGCGGTGCCCCATCTGCGGGATGGAACTCGCGCGGAAGAACCCGGCGTAA
- a CDS encoding PRC-barrel domain-containing protein, whose amino-acid sequence MADVLAENLSGKAVMGSDGTELGMLYNITMNLKTGTLHDLLVSPHEEVRPGQFAFEQDEQGRFQVPVSRVQAVKDYIVVQR is encoded by the coding sequence ATGGCCGACGTACTCGCCGAGAACCTCTCCGGAAAGGCCGTCATGGGCTCCGACGGGACGGAACTCGGAATGCTGTACAACATCACGATGAATCTCAAGACGGGAACGCTCCACGACTTGCTCGTCTCGCCGCACGAGGAGGTCCGCCCGGGCCAGTTCGCCTTCGAGCAGGACGAGCAGGGCCGGTTTCAGGTCCCCGTCTCACGCGTCCAAGCCGTAAAAGACTATATCGTCGTTCAGAGATAG
- a CDS encoding TVP38/TMEM64 family protein: MRLFASAAARRSALRGLGLLALCLLLGGVAVRAYAPFVLDPAWVRATVGGLGPYAAPAFVLVQAAQVIVAPIPGQTLGVVGGYLFGVVAGTAYSMLGVLLGSAAVFLLARRYGRPFVERVVAADALDRFDSFAADHGVVGLFVVFLLPTFPDDAICALAGLTTLRFRTFVALVAVGRLPTFVLVALVGDGVAAGRTTTALGALAAVALLSAAVYVARDRFGSAGSVADDAG; the protein is encoded by the coding sequence ATGAGACTGTTCGCGTCCGCGGCGGCGCGGCGGAGCGCCCTCCGTGGACTCGGACTCCTCGCGCTCTGTCTCCTCCTCGGCGGCGTCGCCGTCCGCGCGTACGCGCCGTTCGTCCTCGACCCCGCGTGGGTTCGCGCGACGGTGGGCGGACTCGGCCCGTACGCCGCCCCCGCGTTCGTCCTCGTGCAGGCGGCGCAGGTGATAGTCGCGCCGATTCCGGGGCAGACGCTCGGCGTCGTCGGCGGCTACCTGTTCGGCGTCGTCGCCGGGACGGCGTACAGCATGCTCGGCGTCCTCCTCGGGAGCGCCGCCGTCTTCCTCCTCGCGCGGCGGTACGGACGGCCGTTCGTCGAACGCGTCGTGGCCGCCGACGCCCTCGACCGGTTCGACTCCTTCGCGGCCGACCACGGCGTCGTCGGCCTGTTCGTCGTCTTCCTGCTCCCGACGTTCCCGGACGACGCCATCTGCGCGCTGGCGGGACTGACGACGCTCCGCTTCCGGACGTTCGTCGCCCTCGTCGCCGTCGGCCGCCTCCCCACCTTCGTCCTCGTCGCCCTCGTCGGCGACGGGGTCGCCGCGGGACGGACGACGACGGCTCTCGGCGCTCTCGCCGCCGTCGCCCTCCTCTCCGCGGCCGTCTACGTCGCTCGCGACCGGTTCGGCTCGGCGGGGTCGGTGGCGGACGACGCCGGCTGA
- a CDS encoding CDP-alcohol phosphatidyltransferase family protein — translation MSNEGRSARGGWTERLDRRARRVVASSTGDNMVRRLTVADWLSLAALFWAWVGAVLFVQGEVNWGIVAVLVGFVFDKLDGYYAREHGTPSAFGRQIDSFIDIFTYLVSAALLYHVVMRPHWVASAVVGFVVLMFGGLRLIRHNDEGFVGDGDTRYYHGTTVVHTHLVVLANYFVLQFVPPWNGWLAGLSIVAVCPLMTSEYRAPKTDDAHLLVALGGAVTVALCLAIEFGVV, via the coding sequence ATGTCAAACGAAGGCCGGTCAGCGCGCGGCGGGTGGACCGAACGACTCGACAGGCGGGCGCGGCGGGTGGTGGCGTCGTCGACCGGCGACAACATGGTTCGGCGACTCACCGTCGCCGACTGGCTGAGTCTCGCCGCCCTGTTCTGGGCGTGGGTCGGCGCGGTGCTGTTCGTCCAGGGCGAGGTGAACTGGGGCATCGTCGCCGTCCTCGTCGGGTTCGTCTTCGACAAACTCGACGGCTACTACGCCCGCGAACACGGGACGCCGTCGGCGTTCGGCCGGCAGATAGACTCCTTCATCGACATCTTCACCTACCTCGTCTCCGCCGCCCTCCTCTACCACGTCGTCATGCGCCCGCACTGGGTCGCGAGCGCCGTCGTCGGCTTCGTCGTCCTCATGTTCGGCGGTCTGCGCCTGATTCGCCACAACGACGAGGGCTTCGTCGGCGACGGCGACACGAGATACTACCACGGGACGACGGTGGTCCACACCCACCTCGTCGTCCTCGCGAACTACTTCGTACTGCAGTTCGTTCCGCCGTGGAACGGCTGGCTCGCCGGCCTCTCCATCGTCGCCGTCTGCCCGCTGATGACCTCCGAGTACAGGGCGCCGAAGACCGACGACGCCCACCTCCTCGTCGCTCTCGGCGGCGCCGTCACCGTCGCGCTCTGTCTCGCCATCGAGTTCGGCGTCGTATGA
- a CDS encoding CPBP family intramembrane glutamic endopeptidase produces the protein MASDVSSSPSDGLPAPVRAFGGAAVVVVLALVCASIFLSLGDALFRSVGIERGTALYTALRSASQFVGFGVAGAGYLTATDQWDLIHRGRPTRRDLGWTAAGFGVLLAFYLVISVGITALGIDSGQSVLEQQILDQPVLGLYYIPVTLLLVAPTEELVFRGAVQGLLRREYGVPFAVAGSSATFASIHFASFTGEGALVSLTVVLVLGAVLGVVYERSENLLVPVVAHGLYNVVQFAMTYAAAVGALG, from the coding sequence ATGGCCTCCGACGTGTCCTCGTCTCCGTCCGACGGCCTGCCGGCCCCCGTCCGGGCGTTCGGCGGCGCCGCCGTCGTCGTCGTCCTCGCGCTCGTCTGCGCTTCCATCTTCCTCTCGCTCGGTGACGCGCTCTTCCGGAGCGTCGGCATCGAACGCGGGACTGCACTCTACACCGCCCTGCGGAGCGCCTCGCAGTTCGTCGGGTTCGGCGTCGCCGGCGCGGGGTACCTGACGGCCACCGACCAGTGGGACCTGATACACCGCGGCCGCCCGACGCGGCGTGACCTCGGGTGGACCGCCGCCGGGTTCGGCGTCCTCCTCGCCTTCTACCTCGTCATCAGCGTCGGCATCACCGCGCTGGGTATCGACAGCGGACAGAGCGTCCTCGAACAGCAGATTCTGGACCAGCCCGTGCTGGGGCTCTACTACATTCCCGTGACGCTGCTCCTCGTCGCGCCGACGGAAGAACTCGTGTTCCGCGGCGCCGTGCAGGGGCTCCTGCGCCGGGAGTACGGCGTCCCGTTCGCCGTCGCGGGGTCGAGCGCGACGTTCGCGTCCATCCACTTCGCCTCGTTCACCGGCGAGGGCGCTCTGGTCTCGCTGACCGTCGTCCTCGTCCTCGGCGCCGTCCTCGGAGTCGTCTACGAACGGAGCGAGAACCTCCTCGTGCCCGTCGTCGCCCACGGCCTCTACAACGTCGTCCAGTTCGCGATGACGTACGCCGCGGCCGTGGGCGCACTCGGGTGA
- a CDS encoding DUF5812 family protein, with product MTEDERVEGTFLVTAADEDSAVLKNVESGQVHTLSSNPGVERHDAVRGVVAPDPPMDVTYRLVDIESRWGVTVELSDESPTADSRDIAADQPVGELTRRERAGTGEIHVITVPEEETEQAVADVADDEENTLSRAARLGVNRVEIRAAPGVVAVRYMP from the coding sequence ATGACCGAGGACGAACGCGTCGAAGGGACGTTTCTCGTGACCGCCGCCGACGAGGACTCGGCGGTGCTGAAGAACGTCGAGAGCGGGCAGGTGCACACGCTGTCGTCGAACCCCGGCGTCGAACGTCACGACGCCGTGCGGGGCGTCGTCGCCCCCGACCCGCCGATGGACGTGACGTACCGACTGGTCGACATCGAGTCGCGGTGGGGCGTCACCGTCGAACTGTCCGACGAGTCGCCGACGGCCGACTCCCGCGACATCGCCGCCGACCAACCCGTCGGCGAGTTGACGCGGCGAGAGCGCGCGGGGACGGGCGAGATTCACGTCATCACCGTCCCCGAGGAGGAGACGGAACAGGCCGTCGCCGACGTGGCCGACGACGAGGAGAACACGCTGTCGCGGGCCGCCCGCCTCGGCGTGAACCGCGTCGAGATTCGGGCCGCCCCCGGCGTTGTCGCCGTCCGGTACATGCCCTGA